In a genomic window of Ipomoea triloba cultivar NCNSP0323 chromosome 3, ASM357664v1:
- the LOC116013957 gene encoding F-box protein SKIP31-like, translating to MERLPSELCLKILRLLDHHNLAAAQLVCRRWKALGSEESLWCDLFKERWGLDHAAFYAPTGSRSWKDTYAVQDRCDRVGLGLKIIREGDDYYLIHGGEIQRHLGKKRDESSSNTAKSVEEEEKPCLGMLDKILFFIGDLESATMQAKRNHLM from the exons ATGGAAAGACTACCATCGGAGCTGTGTCTGAAAATTTTGCGTTTACTGGATCATCACAATCTCGCAGCTGCTCAATTAG TTTGCAGGAGATGGAAAGCGTTAGGATCAGAAGAGAGTTTATGGTGCGATCTGTTTAAAGAGAGGTGGGGTTTAGATCATGCGGCATTCTACGCCCCAACTGGTTCCAGATCATGGAAGGACACATACGCAGTGCAGGATCGGTGCGATCGAGTTGGATT GGGGTTGAAGATTATAAGGGAAGGAGATGATTATTACCTTATCCATGGAGGAGAGATTCAACGACATTTGGGCAAGAAGAGGGATGAAAGCAGCAGCAACACCGCTAAAAGtgtggaggaagaagaaaagccTTGTTTGGGCATGCTGGATAAGATCCTTTTCTTCATTGGGGACCTTGAATCCGCCACCATGCAAGCAAAACGAAATCACCTCATGTAA
- the LOC116011925 gene encoding rhodanese-like domain-containing protein 14, chloroplastic, whose product MAALTPGSSSSALHHNFQRSISHSYTSIMVKESKVTTTTCTRKSRRLSFSSMPATLNIRCAATKPAKTPAEEDWSIKRAKLLEKRVRSVDAKEAFRLQKENNFVILDVRPEAEFNEAHPPGAVNVQIYRLIKEWTAWDIARRAAFAFFGIFQGTEENPEFLQTVESKIDKNAKIIVACSSGGTMKPTQNLPEGQQSRSLIAAYVLVLNGYTNVYHLEGGLYTWYKEGLPTVSEE is encoded by the exons ATGGCTGCCCTTACGCCCGGCTCATCTTCTTCAGCTCTGCACCATAATTTTCAGCGTAGTATATCACATAGCTACACTTCAATTATGGTAAAGGAATCAAAGGTTACCACCACCACCTGTACCAGAAAGAGCAGGAGGCTGTCTTTCAGCTCCATGCCTGCTACTCTCAACATTAGATGTGCAGCAACCAAGCCTGCCAAAACACCAG ctGAAGAAGACTGGTCAATTAAGAGAGCAAAACTTCTTGAGAAAAGGGTAAGGAGTGTAGATGCAAAGGAAGCATTTAGACTTCAGAAAGAAAACAATTTTGTGATTCTTGACGTACGCCCAGAAGCAGAGTTCAACGAG gcTCACCCACCAGGAGCTGTGAATGTCCAAATATATAGGCTAATCAAGGAGTGGACAGCTTGGGACATTGCTAGACGAGCAGCATTTGCCTTTTTTGGCATATTCCAAGGAACAGAAGAAAATCCCGAGTTTCTTCAAA CTGTGGAATCTAAAATAGATAAGAATGCCAAAATCATAGTAGCTTGCTCATCTGGAGGTACAATGAAGCCAACACAAAATCTTCCAGAAGGCCAGCAGTCAAG GTCACTCATTGCAGCCTATGTGCTAGTTCTCAATGGTTATACCAATGTTTACCACTTGGAAGGAGGGCTCTATACCTGGTATAAGGAAGGATTACCTACAGTTTCTGAAGAATGA